One Magnolia sinica isolate HGM2019 chromosome 2, MsV1, whole genome shotgun sequence genomic window, AAGGGCCAATCAaatgaaacaatgtaaaattgctagGAAAAACTCAAAATTcacctagtgtggtccaccttattttTGCTCATCAAGTTAATCATTGTATCTTCACTTCATAGGCTGTAGATGCggctaaaaataatatttttgcaAACTCCATGTGTATTTATATAAGTTAGCTTTGTTAGGCCTCCTGCATCTCCAGATCATAATCTACGTTATCCAAGCCGTACGCCAGGTGGGTCTTATCCTGAATATGTTGTGACCTTCCACTCGTAAGTTAGGAAACGGATGTGGGGACCACCCTAATATAttgattttatccacgccgtccatccatttctccacatCATTCTAGGCCATGAGACAAACATTTTTACCTTCTTTCAATCGCTAATATCATACCTTTTTCTTCCttatttgtatttttaaaaaaaataaaattaaaagctAAGGTTGTGAGACAACCAAACGGTTATAAAAGGAAGAAGCTAATGTGTACAACCTTATCTTTATTACCTGTACATGtgcatgcaagtgggacacatcaTGCGTTTTTCATTCAAAATAGTTGGAATAATATTTTCATAAAATGAATAATTAATAATTGTTAATAGATTAAGCGACACGTCATGAATTTAGACTATGTGTTGTGTTCTTAAATAACGGAGCTATCACGTGTATAAACTATAATGTATTATTGGAGTagtatctataataataatagacAATCATCCGTCATTCGATTCTTGAGAGGATCTTGATATATTGTATTATCATGTTGCTTTTAATTTCAGGGCTATCATGTGTATAGGATTGACTGTACATTAGGCTATCCTTTTCTCtttttatcatttttcttaaCTAAtaggggtgtgtttggttgcactaaatgcCACAGATATCAGTCTTATTTAAGGAAAGATattatgaaatttggtgcaaccaaacacacaataaatgatggaaaaatcaaactCAAAAAATTAAAAGTAGAGCTGTGACCCATATGATCGGACGACTGGGGCACAAGGCTTTAGTTGGAACAGGATTGTGGGCTAATGAATCCAAGGGCTTAGATGATATCAAAGATGTAAGAATATGGGCTTGTATTATTTGTAGAGAAGAGTACAAAACAATGGGTTGTAGCAAGGTCTTATCATGTGATGGACACAATATGTTAAAAATAAAGCCATGTGGAGACGATTTAAACCTACGCTCAACAGACACTGCCAAGAAACAATACCTAATAATATATAAAAGaagaaattaatatatatatatatatatatatatatatatatatatatatatatatatatatataaaacaagaagaagaagaaagaagtttATTTATGATATGATAGCTTTATATTTAGTTGGCCATTCCTTGATTTATTGTTTGGTTGGTAGAAGATAGAGGAGAGTCCTCTGGATAACGTTTTACACATCTTTCTCTCTCCTCGTCATGTAGTACAAGCTTCTCAAGTTTTAGTAAGCCTACATTCACTTCTCCAGCTGGGTACAGGGAAATGcaagccatgcatcaggtgggcccatgtcCAATAGAACAATGCTATTCAAATAATTAGGTGGGTCATATCTTtattttgaatgtggacccttgaAAAGTTGTTCAAACCGTCGATTCTCTCATTTCTGGATGTGTCGTACATCTAAAGAGTTGACAGGACTAGATTTTGAGCCTTATTGCAGATATAGTGGGGCACACCTGAAGGGTGGATCGGATGTATATGAGGGGAGCGAGGATGGCACGTGTAATCGCGTGTATAGATGCGTGTGAGCTTAGTAAATCTACATGGTCCTGCACTTTATAAGACGAGATTGGTTACCTACCCACCTCCCTTGCGCTTCTCCACCTCTCATCGCTTATCCATGGCAGTGTTacaaatatcgccgatattttgaaaatctcatcatAACATCTCGAAAAACACATTGAACGATATTAACGCGATATTTTCAAATATTAGTGGATTTAAAATTATTGAGTTTTGTCATTTTGATCCACCATATGGACGTCCTTGATCAGAAATCGATCTTGTTTCCACGATGAGGTTGCTCCAtcaattccatatatatatatatatatatatatatatatatatatatatatattctacgtATAATGCTTGATTCGAGGACCTCCACAGTCCCCTCAAGTttgtaagtttttaacagtgggccatGTCTGAGCGACACATACCGTTGCGGTGATTATCTGATGGGTCtccccttccccccccccccccccaaaaaaaataaaataaaatgccgATATtgtaagatccaagccattcgtcTTTGACCTTTCTTAAATTGAAAATGGACCGTAATTGTGTTTCTTTTCCTACCGTTTATTTGCAGGCCATCactgaaacatgggccccaccacactACATCGAAACGGAATAAGCCCTTTGCACATGTTCGATTTTGCCATGGCTCCTAATTCCAATAGCGGAGGTCAATGAttcagtgatctagactgttcatctaATGAACCCCAAATCTCCACATTCCTAATACTAACTGTACAAAACTTGGCCGTTTCGTTTTTTTTGTGTGTTCTTAGTCGTCGATTCCTGGGCCACATGTCTAGGGTTTATAACATTCAAACCTGGGAAATTTTTGCAGCTTCTCCCATATGTGTCATGTCCCATTTGATCAatgataataattatatataaaaacaaaTAAACCCAATTTTCAAGATCCAATATTCATCAAGGAAAACCCATTTTTACTTGCAATAAATGAGCAAACATTCCTTCATATTTTTCAATCAGAATCTACATAGATTTgaattttaagagagagagaggggtatgtaatctacttgtattatatgccaGATAATTACATAAATAGAAGAAAGAGACAATAGAATGATTCACACGCACGTAATAATCTTTTCCTtcgtctctctcttttctagtacacatttcaatttcaatttccaattccaatttcaatccAACCTCATTTCATTTCCAGGCTTCTATAATCTAACACTCCTGTCTTGAGTCCTAGGAACCCACCACAGCTACAATCCTTGCTCTTTTGCAAACCCAAACTACAAGCAAAGCAAAGGCTCTTCTCTCTCTTCAATGGCTCAGTTGGCTGCTCGTAAGAAGGTGGGCTGATGCACAACTCCAAGTTGAGGTCCGGGCACCGGTGCGACTGTTCTTGGCTATTCATCATCTTATCCTCCACCACTGCTGACCTCTCAAATGTGAccactttctcttcttcttttccgaAAGAGATTGTGATGTCTGAGATTGGCTCATGGATCGGTCGGTGGGTGGACGGATCAACTCCACGGCTCAACAACTTCCTCCTAATATGTGTATTCCAATAATTCTTAATTTCATTATCCGTCCTCCCTGGAAGCCTCCCTGCTATCAGTGACCACCTGTTCCAACGGATCATAGTCAATCTCCAGCTGGGACTTAAtggaaaatagaagaagaagcatACATATTTCAACTTGGGCCTTGATACAAGTGCCTAAGCTACTACTAGGGGTTTGAAATATTTCGAGTTGGGTCTTGATAAAAGATGCCCAATCTACTAAAAAAAACCACTTTATGGTTGGGTGGGGAAAGCGGATTAGAAATTGTACAATTAAAAATAACCATTTGTATCAGATCATAAACAGAACTGAAATAGTGGACGACTATAAATCTTACGCCAAATtatatgtgaaaaaaaaaaaaaaggaatgttgAAGAATCGACGACGTACTTATTTCCCAGAAGGCTATGTAACTTGATGATGAGCTCATCTTCCTCTTCGGTGAAATTGCCCCGCTTGAGATCAGGCCGGAGATAGTTTATCCAACGGAGGCGACAGCTCTTACCGCATCTTAACAAGCCGGCAGCCTTGGGAAGGGATCTCCAGCACCCTTCCCCATGCACTCGTATGTGGGCGATGAGCCGATCGTCTTCTTCCTTTGTCCATGCACCCTTGTTAGTATGAGCTTTCTCACAACAAGGAGATCTTCCCAtcactagggtttttttttttttttttctcctcctaTTTTCTTCTTCTCATTAAGCACCCTTTGGGAGGTTGGAGACGATGATTTATAGGCGTTTGACTGAAGAAGGGTCCATGGGCCCTTTTTTTGCTTCTAGACGCGAGTTGGtgggaaaggaaataaaaaaaaggcAAGCGGAGTGACTGGCTGGTGGCCTCTCTCTCATATTACATCATCATCCTATAATACaaagttcttttaaaaaaacaaaaaagagtgaCTAGCATGTAACCCTCTTAGGCAGGTGAAAAAGGGTTGAAGGGGTATTATTAAGGTATAGAAAGATAAGGCGTGATTCCGGCCTCCTTATGCTCTCCTTTAAACCCCACTTGCATTGACCTTTTTTTATCTTTGAGTGTGTCACTAACATACGTGTGTGTTGTGTGTATGTGTTTATATTTATGGGATTAAGAGAAGGGACCCAAATGGGCTTTATATGATATAAAATAAGGATTAAATAATTTGATGCTCTTGCAGAGTGTGGTTGTTGATACACCGGCCTTGAGATATATGGGTAACTCAAAAGTAGATTGTCAGAATTTTAGGCATCAATTTTCTAAATGGCTGATTGGTAGACGTTTAATGGACGGATAAAAAGAAACATATTCAGTGGATTGAactcaagggaaaaaaaaagcatCTACAGAGTTATgatcttttaattaatttgttTTCCGATGACCACCGGGCCTCTCCGTCAGcttccatgatttggatggtttagttttAGTTGGCGTACGCACGTGTAGAattctgagtgcctgcatatcaaccatcacactctttcAGAGTAGGTAGTCATTATGTTTTTATAGTATCTGTGACagcttttgagagagagagatgaggttACTTGAGGTTCTAGAAGGTAGTTTAATAAAGGCAAAGGAgtccgagagagagagaatagaaacATTGTGGTTGTAGTAGTGCGTGGATATTTACTTTGGTACAGCTTccactttatttattttctttttcttatttattttctttttatttatttatttatttactttttcatCCTTGCAGTGCAAGTTTTAAGGGGTGCAAGTGGGGTTAGGGAGGAGTTGTTAGCATTTTTTTTCGTTGTTAGCTCTTGCCAATTTACAAACGTTTGTGTGTTGCCCACCACACAAGGGAGATTCATATGATACACCACCCATGTCCTTCCACACTGTACATTCGCTTTCAATTCAgacaagtggggtccatcgtTGCATAATCCTTACCGCTAGTTTGTTGTGTCCATCCGTGGATGGGACACCCTCTTGAAAATATCTCGGATTAAAAGATCCCCATGACACATTACTCTGTTGAATCTTGAACCATTGTCATATTTATCTTCTTACGTGACAAATATAAATGTTATATCGTAGTTCCATGAAGAAAAATTCATATCATGATCTCCATGGTGGGATGAAACAAAAGAATGGTATGGATTAcccatctatgggccccactagtcaGAACTGAAAACTTGAGTGTACAGCTCAAAGAGACAAGTGGAATCATAAAATTCCTCTTTCACAAACGGTGTATGATTAGAATACAAACAACCCACCGCCCTTTTTACACCCTCACCCTCATACTCTTCCACTCACCAcccatttgaaatgaaaataacATATGCAGAATCGCCAAATTCCTTTATCCATGCGGACAGATGtgcctctttcttcttcttcttcttcttttgttccaCAAAGTCACTCCCAGGATGTGCAAAATCCACATGTGTGAGATTTTCCGGCAGTTCATCTGGTAGGTCCCACTGCCTGTTTATGCGGCTAGAAAGTAGGGTGATCTACTCACCTGTGCACGGCAAATATATTATTACAACATGGGGAAATttgtcaatggtccacattcaaactTTAGGTTTGGCTCAACCGAGGCGAGGAACTAGCCTGACTTATGCACCATCGTCTGTAGATCAGTGATTCAGCCCATTCATCAAGGCCGTCCAATTGATGAGCTTGATAGTCGTATACAATTCTATTAACACATCGGAGGGTGGGTATTGATTGTGATGGTTATGAGCATCTATGGTCCGGTTCAAAGATGAAACAATAAAGATTCTTGGTTCATCAAATTAAAGATCATGTGCTTAGGTGATGAAAAAGACCCGAGGGGGCCTCGCCTAGGTTTACCTGCCTTCTTTTGCATGTGACTGTCACACTCCATGTTAgttatggcatggcccacatggctGTGAAAACACTTTGAAGGGATGGTTGTTTGTTAGAGCCGTCCGTCCTTTTTGAAAGTGGTCCACCTTGTCCAATTCTGAGATGATTATTTACATCACCTTGTAGGTTTATGGTTTACCCAACATTTTGTCTCCATTCTTTTATTCACCACCGTCCAATCACGACTGCAGCAGCTGGCGAGCCCCACACAACCATCTATCTGATCATGAGATTACGCCTTTCACCAGCTTTTACACTAATTATGTAGTCCATATACGACACACTGGGCCATACTTCTCAAGACAGCGATGGGCTAAGCATGGCTGCTTCTCAATATGTACATTACTTGTGGGCCTAATATCCAGGCCCAGCGCTCTACTAACGGGCCTGCCAGACAATATGGATGATAAGCAGGTATATTatggtggaaacggattggctactccccctgccaccggccaatggttggtggtcggtgctctgtgggccccaacatgatgtatgtgtttcatccatgccgtccatctatttttctagatcattttatgatatgagaacaaaaatgagttatatccaaatctcaagtcgaccacattacaggaaaatgtgttgaatgaacgtgggccattaaaaagtttttgggaGTTTtacatcaaactgatatttgttttttcccttcatctgagtctgtatgacctaatcaacaaattttatgtcaaataaatagtacagtaggccttaggacgattttaatggcggatatccaatcacttttgttttcatttggtgtgagtgacttgagatttatatctctctcatttttgggatcaagctttaaaataatatgttaaaatagatgaaacacatacatcatggtgaggcccacagagcaccgaccaccagccactgggctggtggcaggggagtagccaatcggttcTCACCTATGGTGGGCATCAACAGTAGGCCTGTCAAAGGTTACTCGACCTGTGGGTATCTGATGAACCTGACTCGATTTTAATGGCTCATCTTTCGGGCCCAGTTAAAAATCAGGTCTACTTGGGTTCGGATCAGGTCCATGTACCTGTTTAAACTCAGGTCTTGTTAGTACcttattttataataattattaaaTATGATGATTTTAGCAACGAAATAAGGTTTCCAAATTAGAAATGTATTTACACACCACACATGTACCAAAGTGGCAAATGTATGTAGGTTATAATtcatccattgggtgggcccaaCAATGTAATGCTCTTATTTTTCCCAAACTCAACTCGAGACGTAGATCCAAAGAGCTGAGGGGAATCTAACAGGACCTGAACATGATTGGATTTAGGGCCGTGTGTTTAAAAACTAGACCCGAACCCGATTAGCCTTATAGAACatgacccaaacccaacctgcTGATATCCCTTACTCAACAGATAACCTACACACTGCAGTTTATTAATAAACATAGAAAAATTCATGAGTAAGTAAGTCTGATAGACCGTCCCCAATCAGGATTGTCGCTTTTGATTATCTGAATCATATCTTAAGTTGGTAAGGAGGCACTTGAAGTTGTACTTTTCAATTAGTCCTTGACTATTTGCATAATCAACGGCAGAGTAcactttttttctcttctttttttgtcATGAGATTTACACGTtaatcaaggaaaaaaaataatcaaagagATTAGTATCGCTCCAAGACTCTACATCAAATCCATGATATATGATTCTATCTTGTTGAAATTGAAAATGGGCCATTGACTTCCACATCTTATTTGTTTCGTATTAGACACGTACGCCTTATCCTTATCAAATATCATTCATGGGGTAAGTTATTGTTTTCATGAGCCACACACACATGACACGTGGACGATCAAATCATTTATCTAGATGGTCCACGTGGTTTGCCTTGAtgtttatggcccaccaaataaaaaaaattaaaatttttttttgaaaaaatgaaaaataaaaaattcatttggATCCCAAAAGGGTCCCGCTCAAATACATATTGAATGCGTATCCTCTGTTTCCAGCCAACTGTAGCTCCCCGTGTCCTGAAATTTAATTGGTCCACGCCATTTGTGCTGACATCAGCACAGTACTTTAATGGAATAATGACCTGCTTACAAAATACTGCTTCGTCAAGAAGAAAGGTCAAGCTTCCAACAGCTAAATCAAGAACGCGTACTTGCCACCAAGGAAGGGTGACATTGGGAAGTGGATTGTGTAGtgtttactgagtaaactcagtgaggtccactttgatttatttattttatccgctccgtccatccattttcctagataattttagtgcttgagcccaaaattgaatcatataaaatgttcaaatggactacaccacaggaaacagttttgaacgtcgactgttgaagttttggatcaagcttatatttgtgtttactgttcatccatgtatttatgatctcatgaacaggttggatgacaaataaacatcactgtggggactagcaaggtttcaacggtggaaatcattatacccattgTTTCCTTTCCCGTGTGGtatgggacgcggattgtgtactacccccgcctggacggtaatccgtccgggcccggctctgtgggcccaccgtgatgtaagtgttttatccatgacattcatcttttttataatatcattttaaggtataaaccTAAAagtgaagcaggtccacagctccaatggaccacaccaaagtaagctacattgataataacacccacagttgaaacctttctaagggccacctttATGTggttttaccatacaacctatttataaggtcatgtagacttcgatgaagtgaaaacacaaatatcagcttgatctgaaacttctccaactcccaagaaatttttaatagtgaacgttcaatccctactttgtggtccagtTAAGACCTAGACCTATCTCATTTTTtcgctcataccttaaaattatctgaaacaaatgaagaacagtatggataaaacacttacgtcataatgggccccacagagccttgcccAGACAGATTACCGTCCAGgagagggtaggacgcaatccgcatccgttggtatgatctacttgatctttggatatgcttcgattttggaatcaaccccttaaattagatggaaaaacggatggacggcatggatagtccatatacattcaaggtgggcccaattgagtttactcagtacgagaagagagtattgagtaactcagtaagcaatccgatTTTGGTGACGTTGGTAGGACCTAAtcatggcccacctcaatgtatgctttatatatccacgctctccatccattttttttaaaaaaaaattttaatttaaattttaatttttatacattcattgtctaaaaaatgaagaagatacaaatcttaggtgtacCACATCACGGGAAACATTGGTCACCGAACGACCACCATGGAAAACTTCCTAGTGTCCACGGTTATGTTTGTTTGTCGAGATCTGCGTCTGTTttgattcttatatatatatatatatttcattccttaaaatgagctggcaaagcaaatatataacataaatgtacaatacatacatcaaagtgtgccCATGATAATGTCCCACTCACATCCTGGTATTTGGGGTTGCAACAAAGCTGCATTACTTTTTCAAGACCAGATTGCATGGTGCAGCAAGCAGTACCCATGTTGGTGTTATGTACTAATACACAATCTCCATGGGCACATCGTGatagatgtgtcttatccatggtgTTAGTCCATTTTTTCAcctcatattagggcatgggcccaaaaaatgaggtagattcaaatctcaagtggatcacaccgaaacaatagtgattgaaagcttaccattaaaagcttcctaaggtccactgtaatgtttatttgccatccaacctctagATAAAGTCACGAAGTCATgggtgaagagaaaatacaaatatcagcttgatccaaacattCGTAGAgctaccaagaagtttttaatggtgggcgtctaaGTTTCTTGTGGGTGGTCTACTTGAGGtctagatctgcctcaattttgtgctcatgcactaaaatgatccataaaaatggatggacaacatgaataatatgcatacatcatggtaggacctacaaaGCTTTTCCAGTCGCACGCAACCGTCCATGGTGCATGCCGCCCTAGGCAATCTAAGTACCATCCCTTACAGCCACCTACAatagcaaatggttaattggCGTGTCAAGTTGGACTCACTGTGATGGTTATGCAAAATAAACCCCAACCACTAGGTTTTTgaccccatgttaggccatgggcccaaaaatcaattccATTTATTATTCACGTTGACTTAGATATAATGTAAAGGGCTCTGCCAAACTATTTCCATTGCTGTGGCCTAAGTGATTTATGTCCAATTATAATTTTTAGGGCACAGGCctcaggcctttttttttttttttttaatgcaatttagtgtttggagtgaatttcatacaAGTATCACGATGAACcctttaaaaatcaagggtatacATCTCTCTCCCCACCATTTCCTTTAGTGCGGACACGAGAATCACATGTCATTATGATTTTTTGTCTTTATGCCCAATATGAGACTTAATAACAAATGGTCATAGTGGATCTTacaaaaacattacggtgggccatatCTAAGTCAATAACTGTCATGTAAAAATAGTTTTTTGTAAGTAAACTTCGTATTTTGTTAGACAAAGTGATaggttctactagacaaagtgactggATTGCCGGATAAAGTGATGAATTTCCACTAAAAAAAAGTGACAAGGTTATTGGACAACGTGACAagattccattagacaaagtgatgggattcTGTAAGACAAACTAACGAGGTTGCTGGACAAAATGACGGGGTTTtactagataaagtgacgaggtttcactagacaaagtgacaggattGTGGGATAAAGTGATGGAGTTCCACTAGGCAAAGGGACGGAGCTTCCAAACAAAGTAAcgtggttccactagacaaaatgATGGAGTCTTACTTGACAAAGTAACATGATTCATTAGATAAAGTGGAGTTGCTAGACAACTACAAGATTCTACTAGACAAAGTCATGGGACTGTGAGATAAAGTGGTGTGGTTGTAGTAAACAAAGTAGCAAGTTTTATTAAAGAAAGTAACTGTGTTGCCTGAGAAAGTGGTGAGGTTCTACTAAGTAAGGTGACAAGGTTGCTGAAAAAAGTGTGATGGTTTCAtaagacaaagtgacgaggttgtcgGACAAAGTGACAGGATTTGACAAGACAAAATGATGATATTACTAGACATAGTGACGGgttccactaaacaaagtgatGGAATTGCTAGACATAATGAcaagttccactagacaaagtgatggaatTGTTAGACAAAGTGGTGTGGTTACACTAGCCAAAGTGATGGGGTTCTCTTGTAACACTCTGGGCTAACAATACTCTAAGTACCAAATATCTTGGAACATcaccaaataattttattttatcagTGACACAAATAAATGTGTACACACCCCACTACACTCAAGAACCCTGAAAATTTATGCACATAACCCAAATTTTGGGTTGGTGTATCGACAGTCCATCAGGTCCACAACTGGGGTTAGGCAATCCAACACATAATTACCAGGTCATCTAATCAATGGGGATATCACTGGTGTCCATCCCATCTAGGCGAGGAATTCTTATAACCATTGAGATCAATAAGGAATGACATCTGATCCATGGATTGTAAGAAATCAACGTCCGCGGCCCAAAACTtagcagtatggcccacttgaatttcggTTCTACTTGACAAATGGGCCGGGGTCATAGCAGACCCAGTAGAACCTAACGATTGGTCCAGATTTAAGATAGCATAGTGGGCACCACACAGTGGTTGCAAGCGCACAGCTTGCATGATCTCGTGGCTCACCGAGCCAAGCCCGTGGTCAAACTGGTTTTAACTTGATGCCGGCCGAAGAGGAAACTCTCCTCTCCCCTTTTTTCTGCTTGATAGAAATTTTAATGGATAATGTCTATGTTCTTCAATCGATGGCCCATCTAAACTGTTGGACTGGACGATCTGAACTGTTTACTTGACCTTGAGGATGGCCCCGACCAAAGAATGGTCACTGCTCGCGTGGTTTCATGCAATTGGGGGCATAAACTTGACTGAGAGAGGTCATTTGAGAACATCCATCCTGGCCACCCATTCGCTACTGTTTTTTAAGGTTCTCATATGTGCTTGTCATGCGGCGGAAGGAATCTTCTTATGGAAATGCGTGGTTCAATCTCAATCACCCAAGAGCTTTTAAAAGCTCTTTCGATGCATAAATATTGTCAGTTGTAGGGCTAAAATTA contains:
- the LOC131237253 gene encoding MYB31 transcription factor31-like translates to MGRSPCCEKAHTNKGAWTKEEDDRLIAHIRVHGEGCWRSLPKAAGLLRCGKSCRLRWINYLRPDLKRGNFTEEEDELIIKLHSLLGNKWSLIAGRLPGRTDNEIKNYWNTHIRRKLLSRGVDPSTHRPIHEPISDITISFGKEEEKVVTFERSAVVEDKMMNSQEQSHRCPDLNLELCISPPSYEQPTEPLKREKSLCFACSLGLQKSKDCSCGGFLGLKTGVLDYRSLEMK